The Gemella massiliensis DNA segment GTAAGACGATATGTCAGTACAAGTAATGTTAGTTCGAAAAAAGTCGGTATAGAGATTAATGTTATTGGGAAAAATACCGAAGAGGCTATACGTGAAATTGAAGATTATATGGATAAAGTTATACTTCAAGGATATGATACTTTTACGATTATCCATGGATTAGGTTCCGGTATTCTTAGAAAAAATATAGCAGAATATTTAAAAAATAATCGATATGTAGAAAGTTTTAGAAGCGGCGGACAAAACGAGGGCGGTTTGGGTGCAACTATCGTAGACATGAAATAAATACAATATTGAAGAAAATAGTGAGATATACAGTAAATCGTATATTTTACTATTTTCTTTAATAAACCATTGACATTGATAATGATTATTGATATTATATATTTAATTAGATTGCAGTATTAGGAAAGGAGGATGTTATGACAAAATTAAATCCATTAACGCTTGTTATTTTAAATTTAATATTTCCGGTTATTATATTTCTAGGAAAGGGTTTACTTTACGAAGGAATCTGTTTAGGACTTGCAGTATTTGTTTTACTTATTTATCGCCGCTATAAACAAGCTTTAAAATTTTTAATTGCTTATATTATATTTTCTGTGTTAGCATATCTTATTGCTATTAGTAATATGGCATTACTTGCTAATTTGTTCGGAACGCTGGTTTATATTTTCCTGCGAATGATTCCGGTAGCAATGATTTCTTATATTTTAGTTAGTGCCGTTAAAAGTAATGAATTATTATCATCGTTTGAACAAATTCGTCTTCCTAAAAAATTAATGTTGAGTGTTACCGTTACGCTTAGATTTTTTCCAACATATAAAACAGAAATAAAGATGATAAGGGAGTCATTGAAAATGAGAAATATTATTCTTACACCTAAAGAACCTCTCAAATATTTAGAATATTGGATAGTTCCGGTTCTCATGAGAATGAATTTAATTGCAGAGGAAATGACGGCAACGGCGATGACTAAAGGGGTCGAGTCACCGTATAAAAGAACATCATTTTATAATGTTAAAATGAGGACATTTGACTATATATTTTTAGTTATTATTCTTTTAATATTTATATTTTTATTAGGAGGAGCGAACAGTGTTAGAATTTAATGATGTTTCATTCACTTATAAGAACTCTAAGGAAAAAGTATTGAAGAATGTAAGTTTTTTTGTAGAACAGGGTGAATGTGTTTTATTAACCGGAGTATCCGGAAGTGGGAAATCGACTGTGGTTCATCTAATAAATGGGCTTATTCCAACTTTATATGAAGGCGAAGTAACCGGTGAAATATTATTTAATAAAGAAAATATAAGTGAAAAAAAATCTTTTGATATAGCAAAAGAAATTGGTTATGTCAGCCAAGATCCTAGAGGACATTTTTTTACAACAAATACAACAAGTGAGTTGGTGTTTGCTATGGAAAATTATGGGATGACTTTGGAAAAAATGCACGAAAGATACGAAGAAATAAAAGAATTATTAGAATTGGATAGTATACTTGATAAAAATATTTTTTATATTTCAAGTGGAGAACGCCAAAAAATTGCGATAGGTTGTAGCCTGTGTTTAGAACCTAAAATGATAATTTTGGACGAACCGTCTTCTAATCTGGATTTCTATACAACTAAGAAACTGACATCTTTAATACAAAAGTTAAAGATAGCAGGATATACGATAATTATAGCTGAACATAGAGTTCATTACTTAAAAGATTTAGTAGATAAAGTTTTACTGGTGAATGAAGGAAAAGTATCTGAAAAAAAAATTTACGATTTAGTAAACAATAAGGAGATACCACTCCGAAGCCTTGATGTGTTTAATTTAGGAATTTATAATAAAAAAGAAGTTACTTCATCTGAGTTGATAGCTAAGATGAAAGATATAAATTATAAAAATATTTTAAATAATATAAACTTGGAAATATTTAAAGGAGATATTATAGGTTTAATCGGAAAAAACGGGGTAGGAAAAACAACATTGCTAAGATTGTTCACGAAGATAATAACTTCAGACAGTGGAGAAATAATAAAAGATTCTAATCCGTTTCTAGTTATGCAGGATATGGATTATCAGTTTTTTACAGAATCTGTTGAAAGTGAGATAAAGTTTGGTAATGACGGAGCTGAAATACAAAGAATTGATACATTATTAAATAGTTTATCTCTTGATAAATTAAAAGAAAAAATTCCATTTGAACTTTCAGGAGGGCAAAAACAAAGATTACTTATTGCAATAGCTGCGTTGTCTAATGTTGATCTTTTAATGTTTGATGAGCCGACTAGCGGTTTGGATTTTGTAAATATGAATAAGGTAAGCGAAATATTAAAAGGAATATCTAAGAACAGTTCTTTAATAATTGCCACTCACGATGTCGAATTCTTGTATAGAACTTGTAATAGAGTAGTATATATTGAAGAGGGGAAAATAAATAAAGATTTTTATTTAACGGAAGAAAATAAAGAAATTGTAAAAGATATATTTTTAAATATGAAAGGATAGGTGAAAATAAAAATGAAATTAAAAACAAAAGATTATATATTTTTGGGAATGACTACAGTTTTATCAATAGTTGTATATGTAATTGCAATGATGATATCTAGTATGTTTGGAGCGTTTGGACATAGTGTATCACCGGGAGTGTGGGGGCTTTTAGCCGGAACAATTTTTGTTTATCTTTGTTATAATTATAACAAATTCGGAATATTTACGGTATTTATTATTATACACATGATTATCTTCTCTTTAATGGGGGGAGCTTATATTCCTTGGCTTATTTCGTCAATATCAGCGGCATTTTTAGCAGATGTTATTTTAAAAGTAATGGGACATGCTAATGTAATTGCCCAATGTTTGGCACTTAGTCTTATAAATATAGGATTTGCTTGTGGTGCATGGATTCCTATTATATTTTTTGCCGATTCATATAAAAGTGATTGGGTAAAACGAGGGCAAACTGCTGAAGCTATGGATGCAAGTATAAAATACGGTTCAGGACACTGGATGATTATAGGAGCAGTTGTTATTATAGCTTTAAGTAGTTTGGGTGTACTAATAGGACGAAAAATTTTGAAAAAATATCAAAAAAATCAAAAATAATACTTGACAATTATTTTTTTAGGGTGTAAAATGATTATCAAATAAAACAAAGCCTTGGAAAAGAATAGTAATTTAGTAAGAAATTTTTAGCGAGTTAACGTTGGTGAAAGGTTAGCAATTACTCTGAATGAACGTACTTTTTTGGTGATTATGAAAATAATTGGTTACTCTGCCTTAAAGAGTTCGAGTGGGTATATTAAATACCAAAAAAAGTGGCAACGCGGAATTTGATTCGTCTTTTTACAATTTACATAAATTGTAAAAAGACTTTTTTATTTAGCTTGCACATAAGTTTATATAATACCATGGATTATATAAACGGGTGATTAATATATCAAAAAGAGTGGCACCGCGTAAATTCGTCTCTTTGTGATTAGATAAAACTAATTGCAAAGAGATTTTTTAATTACTAATTACAACTTTTTCAAAAAATATTTAAGGAGATAAGATGATGAAAAAATTATTATTATTTATAACAGCACTAATGACAATAATCACGTTAACAGCGTGTTCAAAAAGTAATTCAAAAACAAAAGTAACAGAAATAAAAGACAAAGGGAAAATAGTTCTCGGTGTATCACCGGATTATCCGCCTTATGAATTTTTAACAACAGAAAATGGTCAGAAAAAGGTTGTAGGTGCGGACATCTATTTAGCTCAAGAAGTTGCTAAAAAATTAGGAGTTGAAGTAGAAATTCAAGAGATGGCTTTTGATTCGTTAATTGCAGCTCTTAATGCAAATAAAGTGGATATGGTTATTTCGGGTGTTAATCCAACAGATGAAAGAAAAAAAGCGGTTGACTTTTCCGATATTTATTATACAAGTAAAGGAATATTTGTTGTAAATAAAGATAGTGAAGAAATAAAATCTAGTGATGATTTAAAAAATAAAAAAGTTGGAGTTCAAAAAGGGTCAACTTATGAAACTTATGTTAAAGAACAATTAAAACTTGATGATAAAAATATTCAAGCATTAACAGATGTTCCAAGCTTACTACAAGATTTAAAAAATAAAAAAATTGATGTGGTTTTAATACCGGACGATGTAGCAAAAATTGCGATGAATAAATATAGTGATATTAAAATCAGTACATTTGCAGCGGAAAACGATCCGGAAGCAACCGGTATGGCAATAGCTTTTAAAAAAGGAAATGATAACAGTAATAAAGAATTATTAGAACAGGTAAATGCAGTTATAAAAGAAATACAGGCTAAAAAACTATTTGAGCAGGAGCTTGATAAATATGCGAAAATAGCTGCTAAAAGCGAATAGAAAGAGGTAAAAAGATAAATGTTTGATTTTCTCCCAAATTACTACACAACATATTTAGAGGCAACGGTAACAACATTAAAAGTTTCACTTATTGCATTATTAATAGGGTTAATACTAGGAGTTTTAGTTTGCTTAGCTAAAATAAGTACAATAAAGATATTAAATATTTTGGCCGGCATTTATGTAGAGGTTATTAGAAATACGCCGATACTGGTGCAAATTATGATTATTTATTTTGCACTACCGGAAGTTGGGGTGTCATTTACACCGTTTATGTCAGCAATTATTGCCCTATCAATTAATTCGGGAGCGTATGTTAGTGAAATATTCCGTTCAGGGATAGTTGCTATTGATAAAGGACAAATGGAAGCCGGACGTTCTCTGGGGTTAAGTTACTTTCAAACGATGAAACTTATCATTTTGCCGCAAGCATTTAAAAATAGTTTGCCGGCACTTGGGAATGAATTTATTTCTCTTGTTAAAGAATCGTCAATAGTATATTTTGTTGGTGTAGCTGATATAATGTTTACGGCTAACACTGTAAAAAATGCAACTTACCAAACGTTTGGACCGTATTTAGTGGCTGCGGCAATATATTTTATAATTACTTCAGTGCTATCACTATTGGTAAAACGTTTGGAAAAAAAATTAGCAAAGTAGGTGAATAAATTGTTGTTGGAAATAAGAAACTTACATAAAAAATTTGGTAAAGAAGAAGTTTTAAAAGGTGTAAATATTAATGTGGAAAAAGGGGAGAAAATTGTAATATTAGGTTCAAGCGGTAGTGGGAAAAGTACGGCACTTCGTTGTATAAATTTATTAGAGAAACCTTCAGCAGGGGAAATAAAGTTTAACGGTAAAGATATTACAAAACAAAATATTAATGAATATAGAAAAAAAGTGGGAATGGTATTTCAAAATTTTAATTTATTTCCCAATATGAACGTATTAGAAAATATAATACTTGCTCCAAAAACTTTTGGTATAGATAAAAAAGAAAACCTTGAAAAAAAGGCATTGGAATTATTAAACAGGGTAGGTTTAAAAGATAAAAAATCCGCTTATCCAAACAGTTTGTCAGGTGGGCAAAAGCAACGTGTGGCAATAGCACGTGCTTTGGCAAATTCTCCGGAAGTTTTGTTGTTTGACGAACCGACAAGTGCATTAGATCCGGAGATGGTTAAAGAAGTTCTTGATGTTATTAAAGAATTATCTGAAGATGGATTAACAATGGTAATTGTTACTCATGAAATGAATTTTGCAAAAGAGGTAGCCGATAAAATAATTTTCATGGATAATGGGATAGCTCTTGAAGAAGGAACACCATCAGAAATTTTTGATAATCCTAAACAAGACAGAACAAAAGAATTTTTCTCAAAAATATTATAAAATTAAATAGTGTGCAAAGTAGCTGATTTATTGTTAAAAATATTTTAATAATAAATCAGCTTAATTTTATGTATAAATATATTTTAGAAGTTCTTATATAAGTTATATATATGGCTTTTTGTTGCTGATAAAAAATATTTTATCCCTATATGTTATTATTAAATTATGATATAATAAGATAGTCAAATTAATATAGGAGGTTTATATGTTTCAGGCATTATATAGAAAGTACAGACCGCAAAACTTTGATGACATAGTAGGTCAAAATCACATTGTTTCTGTTTTGAAA contains these protein-coding regions:
- a CDS encoding energy-coupling factor transporter transmembrane component T; amino-acid sequence: MTKLNPLTLVILNLIFPVIIFLGKGLLYEGICLGLAVFVLLIYRRYKQALKFLIAYIIFSVLAYLIAISNMALLANLFGTLVYIFLRMIPVAMISYILVSAVKSNELLSSFEQIRLPKKLMLSVTVTLRFFPTYKTEIKMIRESLKMRNIILTPKEPLKYLEYWIVPVLMRMNLIAEEMTATAMTKGVESPYKRTSFYNVKMRTFDYIFLVIILLIFIFLLGGANSVRI
- a CDS encoding amino acid ABC transporter ATP-binding protein is translated as MLEIRNLHKKFGKEEVLKGVNINVEKGEKIVILGSSGSGKSTALRCINLLEKPSAGEIKFNGKDITKQNINEYRKKVGMVFQNFNLFPNMNVLENIILAPKTFGIDKKENLEKKALELLNRVGLKDKKSAYPNSLSGGQKQRVAIARALANSPEVLLFDEPTSALDPEMVKEVLDVIKELSEDGLTMVIVTHEMNFAKEVADKIIFMDNGIALEEGTPSEIFDNPKQDRTKEFFSKIL
- a CDS encoding amino acid ABC transporter permease produces the protein MFDFLPNYYTTYLEATVTTLKVSLIALLIGLILGVLVCLAKISTIKILNILAGIYVEVIRNTPILVQIMIIYFALPEVGVSFTPFMSAIIALSINSGAYVSEIFRSGIVAIDKGQMEAGRSLGLSYFQTMKLIILPQAFKNSLPALGNEFISLVKESSIVYFVGVADIMFTANTVKNATYQTFGPYLVAAAIYFIITSVLSLLVKRLEKKLAK
- a CDS encoding ABC transporter ATP-binding protein, with translation MLEFNDVSFTYKNSKEKVLKNVSFFVEQGECVLLTGVSGSGKSTVVHLINGLIPTLYEGEVTGEILFNKENISEKKSFDIAKEIGYVSQDPRGHFFTTNTTSELVFAMENYGMTLEKMHERYEEIKELLELDSILDKNIFYISSGERQKIAIGCSLCLEPKMIILDEPSSNLDFYTTKKLTSLIQKLKIAGYTIIIAEHRVHYLKDLVDKVLLVNEGKVSEKKIYDLVNNKEIPLRSLDVFNLGIYNKKEVTSSELIAKMKDINYKNILNNINLEIFKGDIIGLIGKNGVGKTTLLRLFTKIITSDSGEIIKDSNPFLVMQDMDYQFFTESVESEIKFGNDGAEIQRIDTLLNSLSLDKLKEKIPFELSGGQKQRLLIAIAALSNVDLLMFDEPTSGLDFVNMNKVSEILKGISKNSSLIIATHDVEFLYRTCNRVVYIEEGKINKDFYLTEENKEIVKDIFLNMKG
- a CDS encoding transporter substrate-binding domain-containing protein, which gives rise to MKKLLLFITALMTIITLTACSKSNSKTKVTEIKDKGKIVLGVSPDYPPYEFLTTENGQKKVVGADIYLAQEVAKKLGVEVEIQEMAFDSLIAALNANKVDMVISGVNPTDERKKAVDFSDIYYTSKGIFVVNKDSEEIKSSDDLKNKKVGVQKGSTYETYVKEQLKLDDKNIQALTDVPSLLQDLKNKKIDVVLIPDDVAKIAMNKYSDIKISTFAAENDPEATGMAIAFKKGNDNSNKELLEQVNAVIKEIQAKKLFEQELDKYAKIAAKSE
- a CDS encoding MptD family putative ECF transporter S component — translated: MKLKTKDYIFLGMTTVLSIVVYVIAMMISSMFGAFGHSVSPGVWGLLAGTIFVYLCYNYNKFGIFTVFIIIHMIIFSLMGGAYIPWLISSISAAFLADVILKVMGHANVIAQCLALSLINIGFACGAWIPIIFFADSYKSDWVKRGQTAEAMDASIKYGSGHWMIIGAVVIIALSSLGVLIGRKILKKYQKNQK